The window TCACCTTTTTTAGTTAGATGTTGACTTATTCTTGCAATGCGAATGTTGCTATCCTTTAGACATGTTCTTCTACGTCTAACATTACCATGTAGCCTCAATACTTATAATCCACAGTAAATTCAGATGCATTATAAAATGAAGTTGAAGGCTTATGACAATATAAAAAGGGCAAAGGCTTGGGGGATTACACAAATAGAGTGAATTCTGGGGTCTTAAATACCAAAATACCATCTCAGATTCtagttattttgtttcaaaaaaaggaTATATTGAAAATAGAAAAGTCACAGAAAGGACAACAAGGATGATGAAAAGTATGGAGTGGAGTCTGTATGAAATACATGCTGGACAAACCTGCTcagattaaaaaagagaaaacagaaggtaaGGTATGAGAGATGTGTATGCTTATGGAAAGCACAGAGAGGATGAGTAGAAATGAATAGTTGCTATTTTTCATGATTTACGAAGGGAACAATGAAATGATCACATGGCAGGTTTTGATACCTTTTAAGTTTTAAGTTGTAGATCATTCATGGAAGGCTTGGAATGTCAAAGTTATAAGTTTTAAGACGTGTCAAAGGTAGTTTTTAGTTCTGTGGGGGAGAGGTCCATGAAAAGCAGTTCATCACTGTAATGAAAATGCATCCTTGAAATGAAGAAACCAGAATGGGGAGGAAGTGCCAAGGGAAATACTCTTTCATAAATATGGTTTCTTAGAGACCTCTTGTAAGCTTCTGCTAATGGCTACTGTCACCAAAGGAGAGCCTAGGTGGACATTAGCTGTGATTCAGCATGGCTTTTCTACTCGTTgccatttaaaatgctgtgggGAGAATGCTGGTGCTAACTGTGATGTTCTAAATAAATTTCTACATAGGTAAATACATTTGTCCTCAGTAAGTTCATATGCTTTGAATGGCTGAAATAAGCAGTTGTTCCCCAAAGATATTCTGAAGTGTAGTTTGATAAAGAACCTGATTCCATGCGATAGGGAAAAGGTAAATTGTCTTCAGGCGGGAGCATCAGGGGGACAGGCTAAATGAGAGAATAACTGAGAACATGCACCACTGCAGTGCAACAGCTGCTTCGCTTACGCAAGTGCAACTTTGATACCAAACTCTGGATGGATCTGTGCAAGATGCATGTGTTCAGCGATTATCATAAAACCCAGTGTTTGCATAGAAGTGGGGTTTGTCAAATCTACATGCTATGAGTTGGTAATCTTCCAGATTCTGAATAGATTTCTAGTATCCTGTTACACTGAAAGTGTCTGTATGGTCTGTAAATGATTGAGAGGAAGTTAGTTTCTCAAATGTAGCAGCAGGTCTGGTTTAGGAGGCGTGAGTTTGTCCAGTATATGGAGGACatttctacatttattttcatctgtatcagcttttgttttgtgttctaGGGGAGTCAAACATTGTTTGGTACGACTTGACAAAACCAGTGCATACAAAGCTGCACTCTGACTACATGCAGCCCCTGGCTGAGATAAAATCTCAGAACAAAAACCACATCCAGGGCATCCGACATCTAGTGCAAAACCTTCGGCTGATCAAATCTCCTGCAGAGATTGAAAGGATGAAGATAGCTGGACGGGTGACAGCAGAGGTATGGGGTCATGTCTTCTCCAGATGAACCAATGCATTCCTTTAAAGAAGAGAGGGGAGAGGGCTGTTGATGGGGTGATGGGTTGGAAGGACAGGTTTGGTTTAATCTGTTACTGAACTTCTGTGCCTCGACTATCAGCTGGGCTCAGCTCCCTCCAGGTGACAAGGAGAAACGGGAAGACTGCTTGGACTACCAGCTTCTTGCAGTTAGTGTAACTCCAgtgaaaacaaaccagcagctGTTAGACTTTGTTTAAAACCAGTATCTATTCAGGAACAGGAATAACCTCTTCCCAgcttcccctctccttccccatgccattttctttcccatttatCCTTTTGATTTTGAAGAAACGGGACTTTTGTGAACATGTTTCCTTTGTATGTCTCCAtgtttccccttctccctcaaatacattttgaattCATTGGGCAGTTTTAAACAAATCTGACAGATACCTCAAATGGAGTTCTGTCTTTATGAACATTATTAAAATAGATAGCCAAATAGGAAAGAGAGGCACAGCTTGTCTTTCTcttggagagaaggaaggaaaagctgcatAAGACACTCCTATTATATGTGAGGGAATCCACAGGTGAGACAACTCATAAAATGCTAACCCCTGGCATCAGCTTCAATCATCTAATCCTTGTTCAAAAACTAGAGCCAAGCAGCCCCTAAATACAGTTTCAAGGGGAACAGAGCTTAATTGGTTTTGGTCCTGGTAGCACTCTGCATTTTCAGCTGCCTCTGGTTCCTGTGTTCTGGGCCAGCTGATTTTAGGCCTTCCTCAAAAGAcagcaggtaaaaaaaaccccaacttccTTCAAGTTCAGGCTCCTTTGCTAACTGAAAGGCCTTTCTTTTTCGTAGGCTTTCACAGAGACAATGTTTGCCAGCAAATCCCCGGTGGATGAGGCTTTTCTTTATGCAAAGGTGAGTACTTTGTGGCCGGAGGTGATATAGAAGGGCTGGGTGTTGGTTATCCTTCCAGGAAACTAGAAATGTCAGATCTCTTCGTAATGTGCCTCCCACTGTAGCACATTTCTCCTTCACCCAGTTCTTGTGATTCCTAGGACATGTGGAAAAGTCGGTGTGATGAATTCTTCAGCTGTGCTTCCGGTACCCTTTTTGAAGGAACATAGCGGTTGTCTTTTTCTACtgtatttaaacacaaaacTTACTAAACAATCAGAGATAACAGTTATTACCTTATTCTATAATACAGGTCTACTGTACAGAGCTTAAGTAGTTATCACACTTAGTTGTAAAGCCTGCTTCTTTTGACTCTAACCTCTGACTACATCAAATTACCACAGCTGTCTTGAAGCTTTCAGTTACAGTAGACGCCTGTCAGTTACAAAATAAGGACTAATTGGCCTGCTCATTTGGTAAGGAAGTTTGTAAAGAAGTGCAGTGAGATGCTTGCTTGAGAAACATCAGCAGGATTTGACCCTCTATTACAATGTAGGTGGGCCTGTGCTGAcatggtgctgagcagcagtgactgacgtaaagaaaattattttaattaaagtgtATTTTACAGATCAATTTTTCACTCCAGATCAGGATTGTAAAACCTGTTTTACTATCTGTAGGTATCCTGGAGTGTTCTGTCCCATGGGGTTTTGGTAGTTACAGAAAAGACATGTTATTCATATATTAAGGATATAGAGGGTCTTTATAGATGTCAGTTTATTAACTTCCATGCTTTCATCAGCTTCATCACTCAAGAAAGGTAAAGGAACTTGAAGCTTAcgatgcttttctctttttttcttccccttggaCATTAAGGTAGTGCATGCTTTCAAACATTTTAGTTTAACAGAGTCATGAAAATAGATGCTGTTGTAAATATCCTGGTACTtgcaattttaaaaggcaacaaCAAAACATGACTGTTGTCATGCTGATGTTTAGGATCTTTGAAATTTGTAAAATTGTATGGCAACTAAGAGCATCCTCACTTTGATTTGTGGCAGTGTAATGAATGTCTGAAACAATATTGAACAGCTTGCACCAGAAAGCGCTTCCATGAGACCAGATGCAGACTTTAAACACTCTCATGAAAAGGGGatagttctgtatttttttcctccagtgttCTTGGAAAACCTTCGAGGCTGCTTTCATTTAGTAAACTCACTTTCCAGTTTTTTGTGTTgtacaaattaagaaaacagttGTAGGACACGAATTATAATAGTCCCGGGGCAGTTAATGATCTGAATCAGTCTAACGGTGTCCTCTCTGAATTGGTATTCCAGTTTGAATTCGAGTGCCGGGCTCGTGGTGCTGACATCTTGGCGTACCCCCCTGTTGTTGCTGGTGGCAACAGATCAAACACTTTGCACTATGTGAAGAACAATCAGCTCATCAAGGTAAACCATATGCTGTCCAGTAACTTAGAATGCAGTGCTGTGACACACTGTCCCCATATGTATCCCCTGGGTGCTCTTTGTTTTGACTGAACAGATGAAAACAGGTACCTGTTTTCAAgtgagcaggggaaaggaatCCTACCCTGGTTAGTTTTACTGTCAGTGACAGATTAACTTTGCTCCATCTagtctctttctctcctctttgcacttgctgcagtgttttctgaacaATGAAAGGACTTGCAAACAAGCTTGCAAATTACTTCATTTAGCAAGCATGTCTGGTCCCACACTGTGTGCAGCAGTGCGCAGTTCTGGGTGGGCTGCTAAGCACACAAAAGAGAGGGACGACTGCAGGAGGCAGAGTGAAGGCACTGTAGGGGGTCTTCTGCTGTCACTTGCATTGATTGGCCTTGCATTGCAGCATAAGGTGCAATAGTGTGTTCCTGCTCTGGCaaagatgaaaagcattttggaCTCTATGTAGgccagcaaagcagggaaagaaTCAACGTTAAATGTTGAGAGGTAGATTGGACAGCTGTAGGTAAATTAACGTGTCTTGTCTTACTTTGAAGATTCACTTTATTGAATTGagccctctccagctttcctgacAACATGCTTTTAGATTCAGttaactgttttcaaaagcaatatTCCCCCACTGCTCCACTCATGATTCGCTTTCAGAGGagcatatttttcctctgtcttaATGCAGGATGAAACTTTCCCCCACTAGCGTTGTCTTTTCTTGAAGCTGGCATGCTAGCAGACCTTGAAATGATCTGCAGAAACAGACATACAAAAGATATGACAGGCTGCTTTTGGCAGCCTTTGTTGTACTGTCATCCAAGGTCAGGCGTGCTCATGTAACTCTGGTTGTTTCTGTTAAAGTTGTTCACTGAAATGACTGTCActtgttggttgggttttttttttttttcaaaactgttaaGTAGGAGGTTAAACTTGTAAACTTGactcttttcctttgtgtgcTGCTTCTTACAGATCTTGTTGCCAAATAGGCTGACAAGGTGTCTAATGTGAAAGGTAGTGGAAGGCTGCTTATGGCCTTATGTGGACTTCATTCAGTCCACCACTTAGTGGACTCAGCTTTAAAGAAAGAGGACAGGATGCACAATGTAAGGCACTTACCGGACAATCAAACCACAGGCTGAATTCCCTTAGCCAATAAATTGTTACTCGGCTTGTTTAATTGCTTGGAAGAGGGCAGGTGctataatttcatattttacttGAAGAATTGAACCAGCTGTtctgaaaaagtttaaaagtacAGTTTAAATGGATAGTTACTGGCCTGTCATTCAGTGGGATAGTGATATCTGCTCGCTGCTAGTTTATCTACCGTATAAGGGTTTGTGGCACTTAACTGTACACAATGATAGTAGCTAGCACTGGAAGTAGTGCTAGCAGTGAAATTCtgcttcttattttttcccttaatgtGCTAGAATTATTCTTTGTCATTCCACATCATGGCTTCTGATGCAAGTCACAGTTCTGTGGAGTGAATCTCTATAAAAGGCTTTGGATTGCATGTAGTATAAATCCATTGAGAATTTAACCCAAACTTTTTACAGACCTCACTGCTCTATTTGTTGTTAACCCCTTTAAGAAGGCAAAACAAGGCAGTGGTTTTGTTCCTGGTCCTTTGTCTTTTTTGCATGGCTTTTTGGTAGATGTGCAGTCAGTGATTTAATTGACATGGAACAGTTTTGCTGAACTGAATTGGAGGTTCACATCtccaaaagttttttttcatcACCAGATGGATTCAGAGCAGTCAAGAATATATCTTGGAGCAGTCAAGAAAGTCCCAGAAGAGAACAGGGAAGATGGTTCAATACTGCATTTACAGTAGTGATGCACTGTCAGAGAAGTGATTCTGCTGGGTGCTCCTGCCTTGTGACAAGGCTAAATCTTTAGCTATTGGTGATCTTGTGGGTGGCtcagaaatacatgtttttgttGCAAATCCCTTCTGTCTCAGTCACAAGCAGCAAAATTCTAGTGAAAGGAGTCACTGGTGTAATTTGCTGGAGTAAGTGATGCAGGTGTGAATGGGACTGATGTCTCAGAGGGCAGAATAGTTCAAGAAAAATGTCTGGTTTTCCTCCAAAGTGTTTGAAAATCAATGTGTTAAGAATTCAGGCTGTAGATAAGCATAACAGTCAAGAGATTATCTTGCAGAGAAACAATCCAACTGGAATAGCCTATTTATAAACAGTAGCACCTGGGGTGCTGCTTGTTCTGCAAAAGGAATTCACATCTTTGCAgctgttttgcaaaaataaatacataatctcctttcctgctctcagacagaaaaatcaattcGGTTAATAGCCAGACTGACCCACAGggcattttttcctgttatttttcagGATGGTGAACTGGTCTTGCTAGATGGTGGATGTGAGTTTTCCTGCTATGTAAGTGACATCACGCGTACCTGGCCTGTCAATGGAAGGTACAGTATAATAAGGCTGTTTTGAAGAACTTTGAGAAGCTCATAAATAATTGATGGATTGAGTGTTTAATCTCTGTGTGAGTAGTTTTAACATGccccattctgtgattcttcagAGTAATCAAATTATATAAACTAATCTTTTAGCATGAGAAGCTGTATTCCCCACTGCCTCATTAATTACTGCATGAATATATGCGATTACTGCTATTTCCAGCTATTACAGTGTGCTTAAAGTGCAGAGAGGGCTTTTGTGTGCTCAGATGTGGCTGACTCTGGttgtgtgaaagaaaacaggagttTAGTTGACCTGTACATGGTTTTCAGTCGTGAATTTATTGGTGTGATGTCCCTGTGATTGTGTGTTTGATTCCTGTATGTTTTGCTCAAGtgcattctttttcctgtagtAGCTTTGCCTTGGGGTTAGGTTGTCAGCTGAGACGCTGCCTCTACACATTGTACTGAAGGGCATGTTGTGGTGATGCTTTGTCTGGCATTTCCTATGAGGGGAcagttgctttcctttctgactTTCCCTGCTCCAACATTGAACTGAATCTGTCCCCAGAATAGGTTCTGGTTAGAGGTTTAATTGTGAGAAAATGTCCTTTGTTCCTTTTCTCAATGGTTTCCAGGTTCACCAAACCCCAAGCGGAACTATACCAGGCTGTCCTGGATATCCAGAAGTCTTGCCTgagcctctgctccccaggtgTGAGTCTAGAAAATATCTACAGCCTCATGCTGAGCCTTATTGGACAAAAACTGAAAGAGCTGGGTGTTCTGAAGAGCAGCATCACTGAGAGCCACTTCTTCAAGGTACTTGAAGTTTTTTTTACTCCAGCTTCCCCCTACTAGGTCTGACTGTTTGCTCCTTGGGTTATGTTAGTGGCTTTAGTTTGGCTCAGGAATGTGCTTTTGAGATTTATCTTCTAATTGTCACCACACACTGTGCTTTAATTCATGATGTGGGCTGGTCTCAGCCCGGgactggttttctttcagacaaGGCTAAACTTGAAGATGTGTTCCAACCATTCGCGCACAATTTGGTCTGAAGTAACCCCCCAATCTTACATGCACATAGTGTGAATCTTTGTTCTTTGGCACTTGCTGTTTCACTCTGCAGATCCATTCCCATTGGCCTGCACTACTTGTTAGTGTAGATGCAGCTTTAGAGTACAGACAGTGCAAAGGGACCTATTAGAGACATTGGCACTAACACAAAATTCTGGgtccagggctggctgcaggcagttAGTTGTCATTTTGCAATCTGTTTAACGTAGTGTAAATCTGCAGTGCTACCAAAAGGTGCAGCCCATTCTTCTCAGTCATTCCACCTGCTGCACCTTTTAGTGTCGGTATTGGGATTTACAGAGCTACGTGGTGAACAAGACTGGGAAACTGGTCTGCCTTAGAGCCAAACCTGCAGGTAAAATAAGATTGGTTTTCAGTTAGAGAAGTTTATCTGGTCCCACTCACTGCAAACATGCATGATTTGCAAAAACTGTAAAACACCTCTACTCATAAGACCCCACCTGAAGTACTGTGTTAAGCTCTGGAGTCCCCAgcataaaaaggacatggacctgttggcATGAGTCCAGAGGAAGGCTACAAGtatgatcagagggctggagcacttctcctatgaagacaggctgagagagttggagtttttcagcctggagaagagaaggttctggggagaccttatagctgccttccagtgcctaaaggggggCTTTTAAGAAAGACGggaacagactttttagtagggcctgtagcgacAGGAtgaggggtaatggttttaaactaaaagagggtagatttagatgagatgttaggaagaaattctttactgtgagggtggtgaggcactggaacaggttgcccaaagaagctgtggatgctccatccctggaagtgttcaaggccaggttggatggggcttttaGGAACCTGgactagtggaaggtgtcccgGCCCATGGCGGGGAGTTGAAACTGAGAttatctttaaggtctcttccaacccaaaccattctgtgattctgtgattgctGATGCCCATGCAAGAAAGATGGCAGAACCAGGTGACGGAACTACTACCCCTTTGGTAGCAGGACAGATTTCTGCCACAGGTAACTGTCCCACGGTGTCAGTGCAGCAACAGCACAAGTCCTTGCCAGTGAGCAGAGGCGCCCGCAGGTTTCTCtcggcaggcagcagcacagccagatgGGAGCAGcgcctgcagctcagcccccgGAGAAAGTGAGGAGCCCAGTAGGACAGAGGAGGAATTAGCTTTTTGATTCCTACTGTCAAGGAGCTTCTCTCTGGAGGGAGGGACATTAGGATCGTGCGGGGGGAGGGAAGCGGTGTCTGTGGCCTGTAGAGGTGGATTAAAATCCTGCCATAGCTACTGAGCGAAACGCACACGTTTGCCCTGTTGTGCTGATTTGCCACATGATGTAGCAGCTGTATCAGCTGCTTGTCAGGGTCTGCTGATGGGAGCAACCCAGGGCTTGGGTGTTTGAGGGATGAAAGGGTCGGGGCAGCAAAGCTCAGTGAGCCAAAAACTGAAGTCTTGCCTGACGTGCTGAGGcagtgatgggcttggcctgtttttttcagtgagggGGAAAGGCAGTCTGCAATATGCTCATAATAGGCACCTCATACTGGTGAGTTTTAAGATCCATCCAGTTCTGGTGAATGGAAGGCAGCCGCTGGTGACCAAGTCATGGCAGTAAGATTGCTAGTTAAGCACATAACTATTCTGTCTCTTCTTCCCATCTTTTGTATTGGAACAACAGGTTAGGCTGTGCTGAACCGCCTCCATGACACTTGTTTTGTCTTCTGCTAGGCTGTTCGAAAGTACTGCCCGCATCATGTGGGCCATTACTTGGGCATGGATGTTCATGATACCCCGGATATATCCCGATcgcttctgctgcagccaggcatggTGATAACCATTGAACCAGGTAAAAAGATATGCAGTCAGTGGTGGACAAAAACATGCAACACCGAGGATAAAAGGGTAGCATTCGGGTCCTTTCTGGTGAAATTGAAAATTATTATAGTATTGGAAAATCTTAAGTTATTCCCCTTCCAAAGTCATTACAGTATTAGAAAACCCTATTTCCCTCCCAAACACGGCCAAGATAACAAATTGTGGAAGCAAATTCTGAGATGTCTGTGCAGCAGGAAGTGGAGTAGTGTAGACCTCGGACTGTTAGTGTTTGACCCATGGCAGCGCGTGTCAATGACAGTGCAGAGAGAAGCAGGGTCAATTCACTTGTGCTATGTTCTTTGGTACTGTGACTAAGCTACTACCAGTCGCTGGTAGTGTAAGTCTCAAGCATTGCAATCTGCAATTACAGGCATTCACAACTTAGTTTTGTAAATTAGATGTTCCATGATGAATCTTTCTGCTTGTCGCTGGATTTGGAGCTGTCAGCTGGAAACTGATATTTAATGCTTGGCTCTTCTCTCTATTCAGAACATTGTTAAAATCATCATTGTGAACATAGCATTGAGAGCAAGAAGTGCAGAAAGGCCAGCTGTAATTGTGGAAGTTTTTATTAACATGATAGTGTCTGTAGGCACTAagggctgcttttctttctttgtccaCCATCTGCCATGAGTGAGGGGAAAGAGAGTAGCTTTTCTTACTAAAAGTTTTCAGGATCAAACTCAAGTTGTGTTGCTAAAAATGCAACCCTGCTTTCGTGGTGGTGCAGTAAGGGAATGGTGGTGTTCTAGAGACTGTTGTGTGTTTtaattccctttcttctttcaggcATTTATATCCCTGAGGATGACATGAGTGCCCCGGAGAGGTTTCGTGGCATTGGTGTGCGCATTGAGGATGATGTTGTGATAACAGAGGATGTACCTCTCATCTTGTCTGCTGACTGTCCCAAGGAGATCTACCACATTGAGCAGATCTGTGGCCGCAGTTCATGATGccccttctctgcctttttcatCCTCCTTGGGAGCCACAGCCCTTCAGGGATGCAGATCCCTGTAGTGGGCTGTAGTTGTCAAGTGATGGAGGGTATGGACAGTTGATGGTTATTTTCCAAGACTGGGGCTGGGAAGTGGAATGCAAAAGGCTCGGGTACCGAgatgtgaaaaaagaaagcaaccttttctgtgtgcattttccttctgatttgAGTAGTGCTGATGTTGAGCTGTTGTAGGACATGAGGGTGGattcttccttctgctgtgtGGATCCATCTGTTCTGGTGCCCTTGGAGGGATGAATTTTCTCAGTGCCACCAGCAGGTCTTCTGCTTGGTCCCTCTCCAGATGCATAGGTGCAACTGCTGAGACCAGGGCCCCGATTTTTCCGCTTTAGCAGTAGTTTCACAACAGTCagactttaaaaatgaagctttgaTAAATGCTGTTTTGGGGGGATAAAGTGTGTCAgacagctttgatttttatagAGTGCTGGAAGAAGGGATTTTGGTAGCCAGGAAGATGGGTTTAGTTAGGAGCTTTTTCTGAAGCCTGTGGAGAatgctttcagtattttaaagataagGATGTGTTTGGGCCTTGCTCAGATATATGCAAAATAGGCCAGCAGTAGGGAAAAACATCTCATCTAGTCTTTCAGCTTATTGGAGTGTTTGCTAATTTCAGAAAGGACAAATGGTGCTCAGGAGGCTGGACATACCCATTCTCGCTGTCTTTCACATTCCCTTATTTTTGTCCCAAATGTCTCTGTCGGTCTCCTGTTCTGAGCTGACCTCTATGTAGGAAGCAGGGCTGTgttggctgtgctgggctcccctGGTGAGGTGCTGGTTCTCACCTAGATGTGAGGTGTCCAGTTCTGGGACAGTCACAGCACCTTTCTGATTTATGCTGTGTGTATTTTTGAAGAGTCTGCTCTATAGCAAATCTC of the Falco cherrug isolate bFalChe1 chromosome 5, bFalChe1.pri, whole genome shotgun sequence genome contains:
- the XPNPEP3 gene encoding xaa-Pro aminopeptidase 3 isoform X2 → MHNYASDELPSIWLTLLSICKSCALRRFSIQPAQQKRIPNRYLGQPSPFTHPHLLKPGEVTPGLSQMEYALRRHKLMALIQKEAHGWDGLDHTVILLSNPTYYMTNDIPYVFHQDTNFLYLCGFQEPDSILVLQSIPGKALPSHKSMLFVPRRDPCRELWDGPRSGTDGAIALTGVDEAYTIEEFRHLVAKLKGESNIVWYDLTKPVHTKLHSDYMQPLAEIKSQNKNHIQGIRHLVQNLRLIKSPAEIERMKIAGRVTAEAFTETMFASKSPVDEAFLYAKFEFECRARGADILAYPPVVAGGNRSNTLHYVKNNQLIKDGELVLLDGGCEFSCYVSDITRTWPVNGRFTKPQAELYQAVLDIQKSCLSLCSPGVSLENIYSLMLSLIGQKLKELGVLKSSITESHFFKAVRKYCPHHVGHYLGMDVHDTPDISRSLLLQPGMVITIEPGIYIPEDDMSAPERFRGIGVRIEDDVVITEDVPLILSADCPKEIYHIEQICGRSS
- the XPNPEP3 gene encoding xaa-Pro aminopeptidase 3 isoform X3, with protein sequence MCSPKIFNPACPAEEDSKPVLGPAQPLHTPTPSQTRLDSGEVTPGLSQMEYALRRHKLMALIQKEAHGWDGLDHTVILLSNPTYYMTNDIPYVFHQDTNFLYLCGFQEPDSILVLQSIPGKALPSHKSMLFVPRRDPCRELWDGPRSGTDGAIALTGVDEAYTIEEFRHLVAKLKGESNIVWYDLTKPVHTKLHSDYMQPLAEIKSQNKNHIQGIRHLVQNLRLIKSPAEIERMKIAGRVTAEAFTETMFASKSPVDEAFLYAKFEFECRARGADILAYPPVVAGGNRSNTLHYVKNNQLIKDGELVLLDGGCEFSCYVSDITRTWPVNGRFTKPQAELYQAVLDIQKSCLSLCSPGVSLENIYSLMLSLIGQKLKELGVLKSSITESHFFKAVRKYCPHHVGHYLGMDVHDTPDISRSLLLQPGMVITIEPGIYIPEDDMSAPERFRGIGVRIEDDVVITEDVPLILSADCPKEIYHIEQICGRSS
- the XPNPEP3 gene encoding xaa-Pro aminopeptidase 3 isoform X1; translated protein: MSRLSARRLGAALRGWRGFSVCKSCALRRFSIQPAQQKRIPNRYLGQPSPFTHPHLLKPGEVTPGLSQMEYALRRHKLMALIQKEAHGWDGLDHTVILLSNPTYYMTNDIPYVFHQDTNFLYLCGFQEPDSILVLQSIPGKALPSHKSMLFVPRRDPCRELWDGPRSGTDGAIALTGVDEAYTIEEFRHLVAKLKGESNIVWYDLTKPVHTKLHSDYMQPLAEIKSQNKNHIQGIRHLVQNLRLIKSPAEIERMKIAGRVTAEAFTETMFASKSPVDEAFLYAKFEFECRARGADILAYPPVVAGGNRSNTLHYVKNNQLIKDGELVLLDGGCEFSCYVSDITRTWPVNGRFTKPQAELYQAVLDIQKSCLSLCSPGVSLENIYSLMLSLIGQKLKELGVLKSSITESHFFKAVRKYCPHHVGHYLGMDVHDTPDISRSLLLQPGMVITIEPGIYIPEDDMSAPERFRGIGVRIEDDVVITEDVPLILSADCPKEIYHIEQICGRSS